The Microbacterium sp. LKL04 sequence GGCCGACATCGGCAACCCGCACGTCGAGGCGGATCTGCGCGTCGCGGTGGAGGCTCTGCGGGCGGCGCTCGAGGGCACGAACCACACGGCGCGAGCCAATCTCGACCTTTTGGCGAGGCACCGGACCGCGGACGATCACCTCGACCCGAAGGTCGCGGCTTTCGAACGGGACCTCGTCGACCTCGCCGCGAAGCGAGCGGAATGCACCCGCATCGCGGCGGGCTGGTCGTCCGAGTAGGGCCGGGAGTCTGCGCCGGTTCGAGCGCGCGTCATCCGAAGACCCGTCTGAGCACCAACCGCTGCCCCAGCGTCCACGTGACCGTCGTCAGCAGGTAGATCCCCGCCGCGAGCGGCACGAACACCGCCACGACCGCGGTCATGAACTGCAGCGCGCCGAGCATCGCCACCGGAATGCCCGGCACCCCCTCCACCGGCGTAATCCGGAACGCCCGCCGCGTGATCTCCCCCACTGCCGCGATGGCGAGCACGAGGCATCCGATCACCAGCCACGTCGCAAGGCCAGCGGTTCCGGTCGACACGGCGTGGAGCAGACTCGCGCCGAGCGGCACGCCGAGCAGCGTCTGCGACAGCAGCTCGTTGGCGTGCCCGGCGATGCTCGCGTGGATGAACACGGAGTACAGCAGGCCGACGATCGGCGCCTGGATGAGGATCGGCAGGCAGCTGGCGAACGGCGACACGTCCTCGGAACGGTAGAGCTCCATGGTTTCGCGTTGCAGGCGCTCCCGGTTGCTGCGGTAGCGGGTCTGGAGTTCGCGCAGGCGCGGCGCGAGACGGATGCGCGCTTGGTCGGCTTTGGCTTGGGCGATGCCGGCGGGGATGAGCGCCGCCCGCACCACGAGGGTCACGAGCATGATGGCGAGCGCGCCCGCGAACGCTCCCGTCCACGAGGCGAGCAGCGAGGTCAGGCCGATGAGGCAGCGGGCGGTGAGGTCGAGCAGGGTCGAGATAACAGGCAGGGTGGTGATGTCCACGGGGTTCCGTTCGTCGGAGCGATCAGGGTCGGCTGATCGGCCGCGAACGGATGCCGGGGCACGAGTTGCCCGGACTGTTCGACGCTACGCGGCCGCAGTCACCTGACCGGGCCCGCGACGGCGGACGTGTCCTGCCGCGTCGGGATCGCTCTGCGTGAGCGGCGCCGTGAGCTCGATGCGACGGGTGGGATGCGGCACCGCTCCGCGCGTGCTCGCATGCACGGCGGTCGCGAGGAGCGCGAGCGTCAGGACGGCGAGTGCGAGCAGCGCGACGGTGAGCGCGGAGCCGCTCAGCGACGGATCGACGGCGACGAGGAGCCCGAAGACCTCGAGGACGACGCGCAGCAGGTCGTGGATCATGCTCGCCTCCCGTCGCGTTGTGTGGACCTCAGGCTAACGGAGCCTCACCCGAGCTGCACCATCTCGGCGCTGCGCTCCCACAGTTCCTGCGCGAGGCGCGGGTCGGTCGCGAGCCGGTGGGTTTTCGTGACGCGGTCGTTCTCGTAGTAGGCGCCGGGCAGCCAGTCCTCGCGCGGGGTGCCGTCGGCGAGGAACACGAGCCGCTTGCCGCCCTCCTCCGTCGTCGTCAGCAGGCGGCGTGCGAGGGGGCTGTGGTACATCCAGCGCAGCGGTCCCGCGGTGTTGCCGGCGAAGCTCGTCGCGACGACGCCGGGGTGGAACGCGACCGCCGAGACGCCGTCGCTCCCCCACCGGCGCTGCAGCTCGCGCGTGAAGAGGATGTTCGCGAGCTTCGCGTTGCCGTACGCCCGCCACCCCGAGTACCGGCGCGCGGCGTTGAGGTCGGTGACGTCGAAGCGCGAGAACAGTCGCGCCGCCGCGCTCGCGGTCTGAATGATCGATGCCTCGCTTTCGACCAGCCGCTCGCGCAGCAGGTTCGTGAGCAGGAACGGCCCGAGGTGATTCACCTGGAACGTCTGCTCGAACCCGTCGCCGGTCAGCTGTCGCTTGCCGAAGACTCCGCCCGCGTTGTTGGCGAGCACGTCGATACGCGAGTACGCCTCGAGCAGCTCGCCCGCCAGCCGGCGCACCTGCGCCAGGTCGGAGAAGTCGGCGAGGTGGTACGGCGTGCCGAGCTCAGCCGCGACAGCCCGCGTCTTCTTCGGCGAACGGCCGACGAGGACGACACGGTGACCCCGAGCGACGAGCTGACGGGATGCCGCGGCCCCGATCCCGTCGCTGGCTCCGGTGATGACGATGGTGCGCATGGGGTGTGTGTCACATTCGGGGCCGATGTCGACGAAACCATTGACGGCACGGCTGCCGGGTGCAGGGCGTCGGCAGCCGTCACTGAGTCGTCGCGCGTGCCGTGACGCGGAACCGGAACCTCGCGTCGTCACCGAACCACATCGGGAAGTTCGTGCCCCACACGTTGTTGTGGAGGTTCAGCTCCCATCCGAGGGACAGGTCCGGCAGGCGGTTGTCGAAGGTCAGGAGCCTGCCCTCGCCGGGGGCGAGGAGCGGTGCGTCGACGGTCTCGAGCAGGATGTCGGCATCCGCTCCTCGGTAACGCACGCCGATGCCGACGGCGTGCAGGGTGCGGTTGCCGTCGCGGACCACGGTGAGCGGTGAGATCCAGGCGTCGAGCTTGTCCATCTCTCACAGCGGCTGGGAAGCGACGCGGGGTACGGACCCGAACCAGCTCGCCTCGGGCGGACAGTTCGCGACTTTCCGGACCACTGCAGAGTGACGTCGACGGCGTCAGAAAGGCCTGAATCGGGTCAGTGGCGCTCTAGCAGGAAGGACGCCTGCAAAAGAATGTCCCGACGGTCCAAAGCGCTATCCACAGGCAGGGCGCCAAGTGA is a genomic window containing:
- a CDS encoding YidC/Oxa1 family membrane protein insertase, whose product is MDITTLPVISTLLDLTARCLIGLTSLLASWTGAFAGALAIMLVTLVVRAALIPAGIAQAKADQARIRLAPRLRELQTRYRSNRERLQRETMELYRSEDVSPFASCLPILIQAPIVGLLYSVFIHASIAGHANELLSQTLLGVPLGASLLHAVSTGTAGLATWLVIGCLVLAIAAVGEITRRAFRITPVEGVPGIPVAMLGALQFMTAVVAVFVPLAAGIYLLTTVTWTLGQRLVLRRVFG
- a CDS encoding DUF6412 domain-containing protein — protein: MIHDLLRVVLEVFGLLVAVDPSLSGSALTVALLALAVLTLALLATAVHASTRGAVPHPTRRIELTAPLTQSDPDAAGHVRRRGPGQVTAAA
- a CDS encoding SDR family NAD(P)-dependent oxidoreductase; amino-acid sequence: MRTIVITGASDGIGAAASRQLVARGHRVVLVGRSPKKTRAVAAELGTPYHLADFSDLAQVRRLAGELLEAYSRIDVLANNAGGVFGKRQLTGDGFEQTFQVNHLGPFLLTNLLRERLVESEASIIQTASAAARLFSRFDVTDLNAARRYSGWRAYGNAKLANILFTRELQRRWGSDGVSAVAFHPGVVATSFAGNTAGPLRWMYHSPLARRLLTTTEEGGKRLVFLADGTPREDWLPGAYYENDRVTKTHRLATDPRLAQELWERSAEMVQLG